In one Silene latifolia isolate original U9 population chromosome 10, ASM4854445v1, whole genome shotgun sequence genomic region, the following are encoded:
- the LOC141608700 gene encoding uncharacterized protein LOC141608700, producing MALKSRRKFGFCDGSIKKPTDDFLLGQWEVVHCTIVSWFRATIDTTVLESVPYVEDATAMWSDLEERFAVVDGTSIHSLKTELGECRQKKGMSVTEYYGKLKSLWDALSIHEPPFACECGKCTCDIAGKAVKRLDNERLHQFFMGLDRSLYGTLRNQQFQLVPLPSLNRGYHATLQAERLLLDETSPDVSDIVAYATPGSSSRTPDELKKVREKEKAECRKLYCSHCEDRSLRKMIGVGELRDGLFILSSADGTDAAVHTLATTGSFELWHRRLGHPGGNVVQFLPLAHSFSVNKNLVCDVCHRAKQTRASFNLSENIASDIFSLIHCDLWGPYRTPSTCGAKYFLTIVDDCSRSVWVYLLLAKTEVTSVFIQFLSMVHTQFSKQVKVVRSDNGTEFNFMADYFLQQGIQFQTSCVGTPQQNGRVERKHRHILNVARALLFQGQLPKKFWGECVLTAAYLINRTPSKLLGHKTPYEILFGVSPSYQNMRIFGCICYTYNQQSRGDKFEPRSRKCIFLGYPHNKKGWKVLDIETGSIFISRDVIFHEELFHQFDDTGDTPSIASADPILSHDDPPEIEHSVPSAAVPDTSATAETITPTEQPLDTTPETDTGPAADTAPSENIGRGHRLKFPNSRLQGYVLGTINSSSTLASPDSPTSPSGTSHALANFVNCNRFSTRHKTFLAAITTGVEPHSFKVAIQDDGWCKAMKEEIAALESNDTWELTELPPNKKALGCRWTLHGISNVAFNDLLQLLRDMVPEAKIRKLHQAKKIVRDLGLDYKKICACPNDCMLYWKEFENAEECYKCHASKWNKCEANSSNKTSKTLNSRRIPAKVLWHFPLEPRLQRVYMNSETAEAMTRHADKRPKDGYLRHPADGLAWKDFDSLFPLFANEPRNVRLGWLRWVQSISNYECISQYMARCVGQLQFATLDVHETGKFYAITAHSRSRGSWE from the exons ATGGCTTTAAAATCGCGTCGAAAGTTTGGCTTCTGTGACGGCTCAATTAAAAAACCAACTGACGATTTTCTTTTAGGGCAATGGGAAGTTGTTCATTGTACCATCGTATCTTGGTTTCGGGCAACCATTGATACGACTGTTCTGGAGAGTGTGCCATACGTGGAGGACGCGACTGCTATGTGGAGCGATTTGGAGGAGCGTTTCGCCGTTGTCGATGGTACGTCGATTCATTCTTTAAAAACCGAACTCGGTGAATGTCGGCAAAAGAAAGGTATGTCTGTTACCGAGTATTATGGTAAATTAAAATCACTTTGGGATGCGCTTTCTATTCATGAACCTCCGTTTGCTTGTGAATGTGGTAAATGTACTTGTGATATCGCCGGTAAAGCCGTTAAGCGTCTTGATAATGAACGCCTTCATCAATTTTTTATGGGCTTAGACCGTAGTTTGTATGGCACACTTCGTAATCAACAGTTTCAACTAGTCCCCTTGCCCTCCCTTAATCGAGGTTATCACGCCACACTTCAAGCCGAGCGCTTGCTTTTGGACGAGACATCCCCTGATGTTAGTGATATCGTTGCCTATGCGACTCCTGGCTCTTCTTCCCGTACCCCTGATGAATTGAAGAAGGTGCGAGAAAAAGAGAAAGCCGAATGTCGTAAACTTTACTGTTCTCATTGTGAG GACCGTTCCTTGAGgaagatgattggagttggtgagcTTCGGGATGGACTGTTTATTTTGTCTTCAGCGGATGGTACAGATGCAGCCGTGCATACATTGGCTACGACGGGGTCTTTTGAGCTTTGGCATCGTCGACTTGGTCATCCGGGAGGCAATGTGGTTCAATTTTTACCTTTAGCTCATTCTTTTTCAGTTAATAAAAACTTGGTGTGTGATGTGTGTCACCGAGCAAAACAAACTCGTGCAAGTTTTAATTTAAGTGAGAATATTGCGTCGGATATTTTTAGTTTGATCCATTGTGATCTTTGGGGGCCGTATCGGACTCCTTCTACTTGTGGTGCTAAATACTTTCTTACGATTGTGGACGATTGTTCTCGATCGGTTTGGGTTTATCTCTTACTTGCTAAGACAGAAGTTACTAGTGTGTTTATACAATTTTTATCTATGGTACACACACAGTTCTCGAAACAGGTCAAGGTGGTGCGGAGTGACAATGGCACGGAATTTAATTTTATGGCGGATTATTTTTTACAGCAGGGAATACAATTTCAAACATCTTGCGTTGGCACGCCCCAGCAAAACGGGCGTGTTGAACGTAAGCATCGTCACATTCTTAATGTGGCCCGAGCCTTGCTTTTTCAGGGACAACTTCCGAAGAAATTTTGGGGTGAGTGCGTTCTTACTGCTGCCTATCTTATTAATCGCACTCCCTCCAAACTCCTTGGTCATAAAACGCCGTATGAGATTTTATTTGGTGTGTCTCCGTCTTATCAAAATATGAGAATTTTTGGGTGTATTTGTTATACTTATAATCAACAATCTCGGGGGGATAAATTTGAACCACGGAGTCGGAAGTGCATTTTTCTCGGGTACCCTCACAATAAAAAAGGATGGAAAGTACTTGATATTGAAACCGGGTCTATTTTTATTTCTCGTGACGTTATCTTTCATGAGGAATTATTTCATCAATTTGATGATACGGGTGACACTCCTAGTATTGCTTCTGCTGACCCAATTCTTTCCCATGACGACCCACCCGAAATCGAACACTCCGTTCCCTCTGCTGCTGTGCCCGACACTTCTGCTACCGCTGAAACTATCACTCCCACTGAACAGCCCCTTGACACGACACCCGAGACTGATACGGGTCCTGCGGCTGACACTGCTCCGTCTGAAAATATTGGTCGTGGTCATCGATTGAAGTTTCCAAATTCTAGATTGCAAGGCTATGTTCTTGGCACTATAAACAGTTCATCCACACTCGCCTCACCCGACTCTCCAACATCTCCCTCAGGTACGTCTCATGCTTTAGCTAATTTTGTCAATTGCAATAGATTTTCTACTCGTCATAAGACTTTTCTAGCTGCCATTACTACGGGTGTCGAACCACATTCCTTCAAAGTTGCCATACAAGATGATGGGTGGTGTAAAGCTATGAAGGAAGAGATCGCTGCACTTGAGTCCAATGACACTTGGGAGCTTACCGAATTGCCTCCTAATAAGAAAGCTCTCGGGTGTCGCTGG ACACTTCATGGAATTAGTAATGTGGCATTCAATGATCTCCTCCAATTACTAAGAGACATGGTCCCGGAAGCTAAAATTAGGAAACTTCACCAAGCTAAGAAAATTGTGAGGGATTTGGGTCTTGATTATAAAAAAATATGTGCGTGTCCTAACGATTGTATGCTATATTGGAAAGAGTTTGAAAATGCTGAAGAGTGTTATAAATGTCATGCCTCGAAATGGAATAAATGCGAAGCAAATTCATCTAATAAGACTTCAAAGACTTTGAATAGTCGCCGTATACCTGCAAAGGTCTTATGGCATTTTCCACTAGAACCTAGACTACAAAGAGTATATATGAATTCAGAAACTGCAGAAGCTATGACAAGGCATGCCGATAAACGTCCAAAAGATGGGTATCTAAGACACCCTGCAGACGGGTTAGCTTGGAAGGACTTTGATTCTCTATTCCCTTTATTTGCTAATGAACCTAGAAATGTAAGGTTAGGGTGGCTTCGATGGGTTCAATCCATTTCGAACTATGAGTGTATCTCACAGTACATGGCTCGTTGTGTTGGTCAATTACAATTTGCCACCTTGGATGTTCATGAAACCGGAAAATTTTATGCTATCACTGCTCATTCCCGGTCCCGAGGGTCCTGGGAATAA